The Pseudofrankia inefficax genome window below encodes:
- the pgi gene encoding glucose-6-phosphate isomerase yields the protein MSSSVPNSESSPLGGEPVVITQTAEWAALRAHHAELAGTGLRALFAAEPGRAEKLSAQTDGLFLDYSKNLVTAETMRLLVALAERAGLAGRVEAMFAGEKINTTERRAVLHTALRAPEGETVLVDGENVVPQVHAVLAKMYAFADRVRSGVWTGATGKHIRTVVNIGIGGSDLGPAMAAEALRTFADRSIQTRFVSNVDGSDIWEATHDLDPAETLFVISSKTFTTLETIANAKTARAWLVAELGVDAVPHHFVAVSTNAEKVAEFGIDTANMFEFWDWVGGRYSMDSAIGLSLAVAIGPENFAELLSGFHAMDVHFRTAPLDRNLPVLLGLIGLWYRDFFGLQTHAVLPYSHYLSRFAAYLQQLDMESNGKSVDRAGHPVTAATGPVVWGTPGTNGQHAYYQLLHQGTTVIPADFIGFVAPPHAQVGGSGAADQHLLLMANFFAQTEALAFGKTAAEVAAEGVAPELVPHKVFTGDRPTNTLLAPKLTPFTLGQLIALYEHKVFTQGTIWGINSFDQWGVELGKVLAGRIIPELAGEEEPALAHDGSTNALIHRFRAGFAETLPAPAGA from the coding sequence ATGTCGAGTTCGGTGCCGAACTCTGAGTCGTCCCCGCTGGGTGGCGAGCCGGTGGTGATCACACAGACAGCGGAGTGGGCCGCGCTGCGTGCGCATCACGCCGAGCTCGCCGGAACCGGCCTGCGGGCGCTGTTCGCGGCCGAGCCCGGCCGGGCCGAGAAGTTGTCCGCGCAAACAGATGGCCTGTTCCTGGACTATTCAAAGAACCTGGTCACGGCCGAGACAATGCGGCTTCTGGTGGCCCTCGCCGAACGGGCCGGGCTCGCGGGCCGGGTCGAGGCGATGTTCGCCGGTGAGAAAATCAACACCACCGAGCGCAGGGCCGTGCTGCACACCGCCCTGCGTGCCCCCGAGGGTGAGACCGTCCTGGTCGACGGCGAGAACGTCGTGCCGCAGGTGCACGCCGTGCTCGCCAAGATGTACGCGTTCGCGGACCGGGTCCGCTCCGGGGTCTGGACGGGCGCCACCGGCAAGCACATCCGGACCGTCGTGAACATCGGCATCGGCGGCTCCGACCTCGGCCCGGCAATGGCCGCCGAGGCGCTGCGGACCTTCGCCGACCGGTCTATCCAGACCCGTTTCGTCTCCAACGTCGACGGCTCGGACATCTGGGAGGCGACGCACGACCTGGACCCGGCCGAGACGCTGTTCGTGATCTCGTCCAAGACGTTCACCACCCTCGAGACCATCGCCAACGCGAAGACCGCGCGGGCCTGGCTGGTCGCCGAGCTCGGCGTGGACGCCGTGCCGCACCACTTCGTCGCGGTCTCGACGAATGCCGAGAAGGTCGCCGAGTTCGGCATCGACACCGCGAACATGTTCGAGTTCTGGGACTGGGTCGGCGGCCGGTACTCGATGGACTCGGCCATCGGGCTGTCACTCGCGGTGGCCATCGGGCCCGAGAACTTCGCCGAGCTGCTGTCCGGTTTCCACGCGATGGACGTACATTTCCGCACCGCGCCTCTCGACCGTAACCTGCCGGTCCTCCTGGGGCTGATCGGTTTGTGGTACCGGGACTTCTTCGGCCTGCAGACGCACGCGGTGCTGCCGTACAGCCACTACCTCAGCCGGTTCGCGGCCTATCTGCAGCAGCTCGACATGGAGAGCAACGGCAAGTCGGTCGACCGGGCCGGCCACCCGGTCACCGCCGCCACCGGCCCGGTCGTCTGGGGCACCCCGGGCACGAACGGCCAGCACGCCTATTACCAGCTGCTCCACCAGGGCACGACGGTCATCCCGGCGGACTTCATCGGGTTCGTCGCCCCGCCGCACGCGCAGGTCGGCGGCAGCGGCGCCGCGGATCAGCATCTGCTGCTGATGGCGAACTTCTTCGCCCAGACCGAGGCGCTGGCCTTCGGGAAGACGGCCGCCGAGGTCGCGGCCGAGGGGGTCGCGCCGGAGCTCGTCCCGCACAAGGTCTTCACCGGAGACCGGCCGACCAACACCCTGCTGGCCCCGAAGCTCACCCCGTTCACGCTCGGCCAGCTGATCGCGTTGTACGAGCACAAGGTGTTCACCCAGGGCACGATCTGGGGGATCAACAGCTTCGACCAGTGGGGCGTCGAGCTCGGCAAGGTGCTCGCCGGTCGGATCATCCCCGAGCTGGCCGGGGAGGAGGAGCCGGCGCTCGCCCACGACGGCTCCACCAACGCCCTCATCCACCGCTTCCGCGCCGGCTTCGCCGAGACGCTCCCGGCACCCGCTGGCGCCTGA
- a CDS encoding serine/threonine-protein kinase — MEAALPGYQVEGDLGKGGYGLVLAGQHRLIGRKVAIKILLDTSDDPELRARFLAEARVLAELDHPHIVRVHDYVEHEGTCLLVMELLPGGTLKQRIQAGKINQETVCAVGIAAAAALTTAHAADVLHRDVKPDNIMFDGAGLLKVTDFGIAKIFDGAETTASAILGTPRYMAPEQILGGRLFPSTDLYALAGVLYEMLAERPLFGRPMGVQPLTHHHLNVMPDPLTMAPPQVAGVIMRTLAKDPAARLGDATEFALELARASVAAFGPAWLTRSDVKIRVDDEIREAALGTTSTPSSRFSGPPVGPPRPAGPQTPLPGTPGFPGYGPTGPPRPNQQFPPRPGMPTGPGYQPGPGRPVPTTGRPFTGTAPVGTPGGWSAPPATPQPTPPGPTPPAAPLPTPGYRPPAAGGWPPGGAPPVQPRPPQPMPPRPPLVPQPVRTPLPTPHRGQPRKGLFGLSLRTTLITATLLFVLIAGLTTAIALAFSRGGGGGGSGGDGVNTAQEPYPDRTRGLPATAIAYSGPTLTVPNLAPLHLFMGTDGSVYVSSLDTNIVHRISKDGTVTPIAGNGTAGFSGDGGPATSAELNGPGTAVVDKNGNIYVPDTANNRIRKITPDGKITTVVGNGTAGFSGDGGPATQAEINSVEGIAVGPDGSLYLADYSNERIRKVTPDGIISTIAGTGTKGYTSTPTPALSAQISDPNSVVIADDGTIYIGNLGSDSVQKIGKDGILSPFAGNGKTGRTGDGGDAANATLSIPDLALGPDGTVYISNYGSDTVRKVTPDGVITTIAGTGAEGNTGDGGPATAAQLKSPSSVVVDASGAVYIADNGNKEIRRVDPNGTISLIARQAS, encoded by the coding sequence GTGGAGGCGGCCCTCCCCGGCTACCAGGTCGAAGGCGACCTCGGTAAGGGCGGATACGGCCTCGTGCTCGCCGGCCAACACCGGCTCATCGGCCGCAAGGTCGCCATCAAGATCCTGCTGGACACCTCGGACGACCCCGAGCTGCGCGCCCGCTTCCTCGCGGAGGCACGGGTGCTCGCCGAGCTGGACCACCCGCACATCGTGCGGGTCCACGACTACGTCGAGCACGAGGGCACCTGCCTGCTGGTGATGGAGCTGCTGCCCGGCGGCACCCTCAAGCAGCGCATCCAGGCCGGCAAGATCAATCAGGAGACCGTGTGCGCGGTCGGCATCGCGGCGGCCGCGGCGCTCACCACGGCGCACGCCGCCGACGTCCTGCACCGCGACGTCAAGCCGGACAACATCATGTTCGACGGCGCCGGCCTGCTCAAGGTGACCGACTTCGGCATCGCCAAGATCTTCGACGGCGCGGAGACGACCGCCAGCGCGATCCTCGGCACGCCGCGTTACATGGCGCCCGAGCAGATCCTCGGCGGCCGGCTGTTCCCCTCGACCGACCTGTACGCGCTGGCCGGCGTCCTCTACGAGATGCTCGCCGAGCGGCCGCTGTTCGGCCGCCCCATGGGCGTGCAGCCGCTGACCCACCACCATCTCAATGTCATGCCGGACCCGCTGACGATGGCGCCCCCGCAGGTCGCCGGGGTCATCATGCGCACCCTCGCCAAGGACCCGGCGGCCCGGCTCGGCGACGCCACCGAGTTCGCCCTGGAGCTCGCGAGGGCCAGCGTCGCCGCGTTCGGCCCGGCCTGGCTGACCCGGTCGGACGTCAAGATCCGCGTCGACGACGAGATCCGTGAGGCCGCGCTCGGTACCACCTCGACGCCCAGCTCGCGGTTCTCCGGGCCACCCGTCGGGCCGCCCCGCCCGGCCGGGCCGCAGACCCCGCTGCCGGGCACGCCGGGCTTCCCCGGCTACGGCCCGACCGGCCCGCCACGTCCCAACCAGCAGTTCCCCCCGCGGCCGGGCATGCCGACCGGTCCCGGCTACCAGCCGGGACCTGGCCGGCCCGTGCCGACGACCGGCCGGCCGTTCACCGGCACCGCGCCGGTGGGCACTCCCGGTGGCTGGTCTGCGCCGCCCGCCACACCGCAGCCGACGCCTCCGGGTCCGACCCCGCCCGCCGCCCCGCTACCGACCCCCGGGTACCGCCCGCCGGCCGCTGGCGGTTGGCCGCCCGGCGGGGCACCGCCGGTCCAGCCCCGGCCGCCCCAGCCCATGCCGCCGCGGCCGCCGCTGGTCCCGCAGCCGGTCCGGACGCCGCTTCCCACCCCGCACCGCGGCCAGCCCAGGAAGGGCCTGTTCGGGCTCTCGCTGCGGACCACCCTGATCACCGCGACGTTGCTCTTCGTGCTGATCGCCGGCCTGACGACCGCGATCGCCCTGGCCTTCAGCCGCGGTGGCGGAGGCGGTGGTAGTGGCGGCGACGGGGTGAACACGGCGCAGGAGCCGTACCCGGACCGGACCCGCGGGCTGCCGGCGACCGCCATCGCGTACTCGGGCCCGACGCTCACGGTCCCGAACCTCGCGCCGCTGCACCTGTTCATGGGGACAGACGGCTCGGTGTACGTCTCCAGCCTGGACACCAACATCGTCCACCGGATCAGCAAGGACGGCACCGTCACGCCGATCGCCGGCAACGGCACCGCGGGATTCAGCGGCGACGGCGGCCCGGCGACCTCGGCCGAGCTGAACGGACCCGGCACCGCCGTCGTCGACAAGAACGGCAACATCTACGTCCCGGACACCGCGAACAACCGGATCCGCAAGATCACCCCCGATGGCAAGATCACCACGGTGGTGGGCAACGGCACGGCCGGTTTCAGCGGTGACGGCGGTCCGGCCACCCAGGCCGAGATCAACAGCGTCGAGGGCATCGCCGTCGGCCCGGACGGCTCGCTCTACCTCGCGGACTACTCGAACGAGCGCATCCGCAAGGTGACGCCGGACGGCATCATCAGCACGATCGCGGGCACCGGCACGAAGGGCTACACCAGCACCCCGACCCCCGCCCTGTCGGCTCAGATCAGCGACCCGAACAGCGTCGTGATCGCGGACGACGGCACGATCTACATCGGCAACCTCGGCAGTGACTCCGTCCAGAAGATCGGCAAGGACGGCATCCTGAGCCCGTTCGCGGGCAACGGCAAGACCGGCCGTACCGGCGACGGCGGGGACGCCGCCAACGCCACCCTGTCGATTCCCGACCTGGCACTTGGCCCGGACGGCACGGTCTACATCTCCAACTACGGCAGCGACACCGTCCGCAAGGTCACCCCCGACGGAGTCATCACCACGATCGCCGGGACCGGCGCCGAGGGGAACACGGGCGACGGCGGTCCGGCGACGGCCGCGCAGCTGAAGAGCCCCAGCTCGGTGGTCGTCGACGCGAGCGGCGCGGTCTACATCGCCGACAACGGCAACAAGGAGATCCGCCGGGTCGACCCGAACGGCACGATCAGCCTGATCGCTCGCCAGGCGAGCTAG
- a CDS encoding serine/threonine-protein kinase, producing the protein MGRGGFGAVYAARHRLMGRAVAIKVLLDPGAAAGPDPFDGSGGSGGDLRTRFLAEARVLAELDHPHIVRVYDYVEHAGLCLLVMEQLTGGTLRTRIASTPPSRAGSAWTPSDQLARPGNLDPRSSCAIGLTAATALAAAHRIGVLHRDIKPDNLLFGADGMPRVADFGIAKIVESSTVTTTGLLGTPRYMAPEQIEGTRLGPGTDLYALGVVLYELLCGRPVFGRGLTVPALLHHHLSIPPDPMPEVPAPLAAVVLAALAKNPADRPASAHDLALMLAAGATAVFGPGWLAAAGIPARLPDDVLTAAGHRLGDLLPGMTPGWAPPGVSPTLAGPTTTPPYPMHTPRPGGPSPTDPPPGPPLTPTRVAPTPHGRRRRRPRRRGLLIGAGVTLVVVLLAVGLVVGLTAGGGGDAKPGYAGQQLTLDRGTFFDALALRRDGTVYVAVSDSGVGTGAVYEVTASGTVRAVAGVGPAPASSPTTTRTTTATTPPATTSPPPVPAAGVPAAQLVLNEVHGLAVAPDGTVYAADHAADQVYRIAPDGRAFVFAGTARGGGGFTADAGLATRAALDGPAAAALGPDGSVYVAEGSRIRKITKDGLISTVAGAYGRSSTTVIGDGGPATKASLPSPSGLAVTADGSIYVADDYLDTIREITPDGTIRTVAGTSGKDGETGDGGPAARALLSGPTGLALGPDGSLYITDTHNAKIRRIDPKGVMTTFAGTDSGVSTGLDGTSAGEAALTGLYGVVVDPSGAVYATLNQVGTLLRIDPANHIVRTLLAPPEK; encoded by the coding sequence TTGGGCCGTGGCGGATTCGGGGCCGTCTACGCCGCCCGGCATCGGCTGATGGGCCGGGCCGTGGCCATCAAGGTGCTGCTCGACCCCGGCGCCGCGGCTGGCCCCGACCCCTTCGACGGGTCGGGCGGCTCTGGTGGCGACCTGCGGACCCGCTTCCTCGCGGAGGCGCGGGTCCTGGCCGAGCTCGACCACCCGCACATCGTGCGCGTCTACGACTACGTCGAGCACGCCGGCCTGTGCCTGCTCGTCATGGAGCAGCTCACGGGCGGCACCCTGCGGACCCGGATCGCGTCCACGCCACCGTCGCGCGCCGGCTCGGCGTGGACACCGTCCGACCAGCTGGCCCGGCCAGGGAACCTCGACCCGCGATCCTCCTGCGCGATCGGTCTGACGGCGGCGACCGCGCTGGCGGCGGCGCACCGGATCGGCGTGCTGCACCGGGACATCAAGCCCGACAACCTGCTGTTCGGCGCGGACGGGATGCCCCGGGTCGCCGACTTCGGCATCGCCAAGATCGTCGAATCGTCCACGGTGACCACGACCGGCCTGCTCGGCACGCCGCGTTACATGGCGCCCGAGCAGATCGAGGGCACCCGGCTCGGCCCTGGCACCGACCTCTACGCCCTCGGCGTCGTGCTCTACGAGTTGCTCTGCGGCCGGCCCGTGTTCGGCCGCGGGCTGACGGTGCCCGCGTTGCTGCACCACCACCTGTCCATCCCGCCGGACCCGATGCCCGAGGTCCCGGCACCGCTGGCGGCCGTGGTGCTGGCCGCGCTGGCCAAGAACCCGGCCGACCGGCCGGCAAGCGCCCACGACCTGGCCCTGATGCTGGCCGCTGGGGCGACGGCGGTGTTCGGCCCCGGCTGGCTCGCCGCCGCCGGCATCCCGGCCCGGCTGCCGGACGACGTGCTCACCGCCGCCGGCCACCGGCTTGGCGACCTGCTGCCAGGCATGACGCCCGGCTGGGCGCCGCCCGGGGTGTCCCCGACGCTCGCCGGACCGACGACGACCCCGCCGTACCCGATGCACACGCCGCGCCCGGGTGGCCCGTCGCCGACCGACCCGCCGCCGGGGCCGCCACTCACCCCGACCAGGGTCGCGCCGACGCCGCACGGCCGTCGCCGGCGACGCCCGCGACGACGGGGCCTCCTGATCGGCGCGGGCGTCACGCTGGTGGTGGTCCTGCTCGCCGTCGGCCTGGTGGTGGGCCTGACGGCCGGTGGCGGGGGCGACGCCAAGCCCGGCTACGCCGGCCAGCAGCTCACCCTCGACCGAGGCACGTTCTTCGACGCGCTGGCGCTTCGCCGGGACGGCACGGTCTACGTCGCCGTCTCCGACAGCGGTGTGGGCACCGGCGCCGTCTACGAGGTCACGGCCAGCGGAACGGTACGCGCGGTGGCCGGGGTCGGACCGGCGCCGGCGAGCTCGCCGACGACGACTCGGACGACGACGGCCACGACGCCACCCGCGACGACCAGCCCACCCCCTGTCCCCGCCGCCGGCGTGCCGGCCGCCCAGCTCGTGCTGAACGAGGTGCACGGGCTGGCGGTCGCCCCGGACGGCACCGTCTATGCCGCCGACCACGCGGCGGACCAGGTCTACCGGATCGCCCCGGACGGCAGGGCCTTCGTCTTCGCCGGGACGGCCCGCGGCGGCGGGGGCTTCACCGCCGACGCCGGGCTCGCGACGAGGGCGGCGCTGGACGGCCCGGCCGCGGCGGCGCTCGGGCCGGACGGCTCGGTCTACGTCGCCGAGGGCAGCCGGATCCGCAAGATCACCAAGGACGGCCTGATCTCCACCGTCGCCGGAGCGTACGGCCGCAGCAGCACGACGGTCATCGGGGACGGCGGACCGGCGACGAAGGCGTCGTTGCCGTCTCCGTCCGGCCTCGCCGTCACCGCGGACGGCTCGATCTACGTGGCCGACGACTACCTGGACACCATCCGCGAGATCACCCCTGACGGGACCATCCGGACCGTCGCGGGCACCTCAGGCAAGGACGGTGAGACCGGCGACGGCGGCCCGGCGGCGCGGGCGCTGCTGAGCGGGCCGACCGGTCTGGCCCTCGGCCCGGACGGCTCCCTCTACATCACCGACACGCACAACGCGAAGATCCGGCGCATCGACCCGAAGGGCGTCATGACGACGTTCGCCGGAACGGACTCCGGCGTGTCGACCGGCCTGGACGGCACCTCGGCCGGCGAGGCCGCCCTGACCGGTCTGTACGGGGTGGTCGTCGACCCGTCCGGCGCCGTGTACGCCACGCTCAACCAGGTCGGCACCCTGCTCCGGATCGACCCGGCGAACCACATCGTGCGCACGCTGCTGGCGCCCCCGGAGAAGTAG
- a CDS encoding FAD-binding oxidoreductase: MGVVTDRRTVLRAGLAMLGGAVGTVAAGCSPGRSHAPTGPAASGSIASASGTPLGPAQSWDAFAGRLAGQLVRPTDSDYDRARALFDPAFDTVRPQGIAYAANPADVAEAVRFARATGVGLAARCGGHSYAGYSTSDGLVVDVTRMNQVSVASNGVATVGGGTRLIKLYTDLAGAGRSMAGGSCPTVGIAGLTLGGGIGVLGRLYGLTCDQLTGADVVLASGERLSVDENHDADLFWALRGGGGGNVGIVTAFRFATRPARSLTLFSVRWPWSAAADVITAWQQWITGRLGVMPDTLWSTVVAGSVPGGSAPTLRVSGVFAGDRTGLNGPLADLRAALRSVAPVSTTIVDHDYLTAMRLEGGCSASGDTCGSTAGISAGARRPGQKAASAILLSPIAPAGVDVLSRQVEARQRDPLAKASGGIILDSWGGAISKVSPSETAFVHRDAIASVQYFASYPAGATAENVRAAHGWVRDTAAAVAPYVSDQAYQNYIDPDLANWAQAYYGANLPRLTAIKRHYDPDNLFRFAQSIPS, encoded by the coding sequence ATGGGCGTCGTGACGGACCGTCGGACAGTGTTACGGGCCGGGCTGGCCATGCTCGGCGGCGCGGTCGGAACGGTCGCGGCCGGCTGCTCGCCGGGCCGGTCCCACGCGCCGACCGGCCCGGCGGCCTCCGGCTCGATCGCCTCCGCCAGCGGGACCCCGCTCGGCCCGGCCCAGAGCTGGGACGCGTTCGCCGGGCGGCTGGCCGGCCAGCTGGTCCGCCCCACGGATTCCGACTACGACCGGGCCAGGGCCCTGTTCGACCCGGCCTTCGACACCGTCCGCCCGCAGGGCATCGCGTACGCGGCGAACCCCGCGGACGTGGCCGAGGCGGTCCGGTTCGCGCGGGCGACCGGGGTGGGCCTGGCCGCCCGCTGCGGGGGCCACAGCTATGCCGGCTACTCGACGTCGGACGGTCTGGTCGTCGACGTCACTCGGATGAACCAGGTGAGCGTCGCCAGCAACGGCGTCGCGACCGTCGGCGGTGGCACCCGACTGATCAAGCTCTACACCGACCTGGCCGGCGCCGGCCGGTCGATGGCGGGAGGTTCCTGCCCCACGGTCGGCATCGCGGGGCTGACACTCGGCGGTGGGATCGGGGTGCTCGGCCGGCTCTACGGCCTGACCTGCGACCAGCTGACCGGCGCCGACGTCGTGCTGGCCTCCGGTGAGCGGCTCAGCGTCGACGAGAACCACGACGCGGACCTGTTCTGGGCGCTGCGCGGTGGTGGCGGCGGCAACGTCGGGATCGTCACGGCGTTCCGGTTCGCGACCCGCCCCGCCCGGTCACTCACGCTGTTCTCGGTGCGGTGGCCCTGGTCCGCCGCGGCCGACGTGATCACCGCGTGGCAGCAGTGGATCACCGGCAGGCTGGGGGTCATGCCGGACACGCTGTGGTCGACGGTCGTCGCCGGATCGGTGCCCGGCGGGTCGGCGCCGACGCTGCGGGTCAGCGGGGTGTTCGCCGGTGACCGGACCGGCCTCAACGGCCCCCTGGCCGACCTGCGCGCGGCACTGCGCTCGGTCGCGCCGGTCAGCACCACGATCGTGGACCACGACTACCTGACCGCGATGCGGCTCGAAGGCGGCTGCTCGGCGAGCGGCGACACCTGCGGCAGCACCGCGGGCATCAGCGCCGGCGCGCGCCGGCCCGGTCAGAAGGCCGCGTCGGCGATCCTGCTCAGCCCGATCGCCCCGGCCGGCGTCGACGTCCTGTCCCGTCAGGTCGAAGCGCGCCAGCGCGACCCGCTGGCCAAGGCGAGCGGCGGGATCATCCTGGACTCCTGGGGCGGCGCGATCAGCAAGGTCAGCCCGTCGGAGACGGCGTTCGTGCACCGGGACGCGATCGCCAGCGTCCAGTACTTCGCCAGCTACCCGGCGGGCGCGACGGCCGAGAACGTCCGGGCGGCCCACGGCTGGGTGCGGGACACCGCGGCCGCGGTCGCGCCCTACGTCTCCGACCAGGCCTACCAGAACTACATCGACCCGGATCTGGCGAACTGGGCGCAGGCCTACTACGGAGCGAACCTTCCGCGGTTGACGGCCATCAAGCGCCACTACGACCCGGACAACCTGTTCCGCTTCGCGCAGAGCATCCCCAGCTGA
- a CDS encoding bifunctional lytic transglycosylase/C40 family peptidase, with the protein MARGRLGGRRWMMWLGGGTFVAVGGMMLFICLVVLLIAGPFLGGSDNNGPHTIVNSKGIPAEYLDLIVSAANNAGCPEVTPALLAAQLYQESGFNPRASSPVGAMGIAQFMPGTWATHGGGGDVWNPADAIPAAARYDCAVAASVAAVPGSGQEKMLAAYNAGPGAVLAFSGLPPFPETRNYVRTILAKAREYGDDLAAGAVVSAEAVGPVVAFMRSQVGKAYVWGSVGPDTWDCSSLVQAAYRAIGVQLPRVTTEQLAAGPQVSGADIQPGDLLFTPGSDGTVAAPGHVGMYVGDGQVIDAKGARWGVVVSDISAWTTVVAVTRPLAAKT; encoded by the coding sequence GTGGCACGGGGGCGGCTGGGCGGGCGCCGCTGGATGATGTGGCTCGGCGGCGGCACCTTCGTGGCGGTCGGCGGCATGATGCTGTTCATCTGCCTGGTCGTGCTGCTCATCGCCGGGCCGTTCCTGGGCGGCAGCGACAACAACGGGCCGCACACGATCGTCAACTCCAAGGGCATTCCGGCCGAGTACCTGGACCTGATCGTCTCGGCGGCGAACAACGCGGGCTGCCCCGAAGTGACCCCGGCGCTGCTGGCCGCGCAGCTCTACCAGGAGTCCGGCTTCAACCCGCGGGCCTCGTCGCCGGTCGGGGCCATGGGCATCGCCCAGTTCATGCCGGGCACCTGGGCCACCCACGGCGGGGGCGGCGACGTGTGGAACCCGGCCGACGCGATCCCGGCCGCGGCCCGGTACGACTGCGCGGTCGCGGCCTCGGTGGCGGCGGTGCCCGGCTCCGGCCAGGAGAAGATGCTGGCCGCCTACAACGCGGGCCCAGGCGCCGTGCTGGCGTTCTCCGGCCTCCCGCCGTTCCCGGAGACCCGCAACTACGTCCGCACGATCCTGGCGAAGGCCCGCGAGTACGGTGACGACCTCGCGGCGGGGGCGGTCGTGTCGGCCGAGGCGGTCGGGCCGGTGGTCGCGTTCATGCGCTCCCAGGTCGGCAAGGCTTACGTCTGGGGTTCGGTCGGCCCGGACACGTGGGACTGCTCGTCGCTGGTGCAGGCCGCCTATCGGGCGATCGGCGTACAACTGCCGCGGGTGACGACCGAGCAGTTGGCCGCCGGCCCGCAGGTCTCCGGCGCCGACATCCAGCCTGGAGACCTGCTGTTCACCCCGGGCAGCGACGGCACGGTCGCCGCGCCGGGCCACGTGGGCATGTACGTCGGCGACGGCCAGGTGATCGACGCGAAGGGCGCCCGCTGGGGCGTGGTCGTGTCCGACATCTCAGCCTGGACCACCGTCGTGGCCGTGACCAGACCTCTGGCCGCCAAGACCTAG
- a CDS encoding helix-turn-helix domain-containing protein: protein MQEGVPTAHEGVSAVPPPHRLEPKRRLDPSGRHEPPQRQDDDDVLTVDELVVWLRLSESTVLRLLSERAIPARKVGHQWRVRRGRVRDWLDGRE, encoded by the coding sequence ATGCAGGAGGGTGTCCCGACGGCGCACGAGGGCGTATCGGCCGTCCCGCCTCCCCACCGCCTGGAGCCCAAACGGCGGCTCGACCCGTCCGGTCGTCATGAGCCGCCCCAGCGTCAGGACGATGACGACGTCCTGACCGTCGACGAGCTGGTCGTCTGGCTGCGGCTGTCCGAGAGCACCGTGCTGCGGCTCTTGTCCGAGCGCGCCATTCCGGCCCGCAAGGTCGGGCATCAGTGGCGGGTCCGCCGTGGCCGGGTCCGGGACTGGCTGGACGGCCGCGAGTGA
- a CDS encoding DUF6112 family protein — MIVDAASARATGLLLASVQVKPDETKAPGINALKDLVNGLAAYAIIAAVAAVLLGGIAWALGERMGLDRASSMGKSGVLAGFGLAFLVGAAAAFVNFFLATGSTASSGTKADSTNGMRPPAIVRTVDDPAVVHDEPSASS, encoded by the coding sequence ATGATCGTCGACGCCGCGTCCGCGCGGGCGACAGGACTGCTGCTCGCGTCGGTTCAGGTCAAGCCAGATGAGACGAAGGCACCAGGAATCAATGCGCTGAAGGACCTGGTCAACGGCCTGGCGGCCTATGCCATCATCGCCGCGGTGGCTGCCGTACTGCTCGGCGGCATCGCCTGGGCGCTCGGCGAACGGATGGGGCTCGACCGAGCCTCGTCCATGGGCAAGAGCGGGGTGCTCGCCGGGTTCGGCCTGGCATTCCTGGTCGGCGCGGCCGCCGCGTTCGTCAACTTCTTCCTCGCGACCGGCAGCACCGCCTCCTCGGGGACCAAGGCTGACAGCACCAACGGCATGCGCCCGCCGGCCATCGTCCGGACCGTGGACGATCCCGCCGTGGTCCATGACGAACCTTCCGCATCCTCCTGA